In one Chitinophaga sancti genomic region, the following are encoded:
- a CDS encoding retropepsin-like aspartic protease encodes MIRIIITSILLLQLQSLIAQHLPDTIPFTLSGPKVLLQGRLNDTSQVRIEFDLGAGTQAVNRQSCERLGLHFDDKVIMNNTEGINEVRKSNSNQLSIGHLQWSDLPLAEVGNMLPQEDLIVGNGLFWNKVIELDYDLNILIVRDHLPEKAKDYASQAIIYEQFRPKMKVSFTHNGETYTWWTLFDTGRDGTMLIGEDFTGTDGNWGKLKELMMLNGKKIVRLDAEIGGVKFKDIVTNAADPENPKGRCTLLGNQVLSQFNVILDNKEQKIYLKANSRMGMGYSDFKRYEAEMKGR; translated from the coding sequence ATGATCAGGATCATCATTACATCTATATTGTTACTACAGCTGCAAAGTCTTATTGCACAGCATTTACCGGATACTATTCCTTTTACACTATCGGGCCCGAAGGTATTATTACAGGGAAGATTGAATGATACAAGTCAGGTAAGGATTGAATTTGATTTGGGTGCTGGTACCCAGGCCGTGAATAGGCAATCTTGCGAAAGACTGGGCCTGCATTTTGATGACAAGGTAATAATGAATAATACCGAGGGGATTAATGAAGTGCGGAAAAGCAATAGCAATCAATTATCTATAGGCCATTTGCAATGGTCTGATCTGCCACTTGCAGAAGTAGGGAATATGTTGCCGCAGGAGGATTTGATAGTGGGGAATGGCCTGTTTTGGAACAAGGTGATTGAGCTGGATTATGATCTGAATATTTTAATAGTACGGGATCACTTACCTGAAAAAGCAAAAGACTATGCAAGCCAGGCGATAATTTACGAACAATTCAGGCCAAAGATGAAGGTATCGTTTACTCATAACGGCGAAACGTATACGTGGTGGACATTGTTTGATACGGGGCGGGATGGTACCATGCTGATAGGAGAGGACTTTACCGGAACGGATGGGAATTGGGGAAAATTGAAAGAATTGATGATGTTGAATGGGAAGAAAATAGTGAGGCTGGATGCAGAGATAGGAGGGGTGAAGTTTAAGGATATAGTGACGAATGCTGCCGATCCTGAAAACCCCAAAGGAAGATGTACATTATTAGGAAATCAGGTGCTGAGCCAGTTTAATGTGATATTGGATAATAAGGAGCAGAAGATTTATTTGAAGGCCAATAGCAGGATGGGGATGGGGTATTCGGATTTTAAGCGTTATGAGGCGGAGATGAAAGGAAGATAG
- a CDS encoding T9SS type A sorting domain-containing protein produces MTKTQSWKLVLISFCSMLTIQSAKAQGWVGNPGQRLIAVNDSLKYGSLFVGIGTNTPTSQLHTTGSVRFTGLSQFNAAPRFLVQDSSGSLFWKDASTIGSSNAWLLTGNAGTNPNSNFVGTTDTARLVFRTNNVEKATILSNGNTGIGLSTPIKLLHIHSSSTTAEDNNVMISGKSPSICFSQNPTQPASGQITTPFARFGLASRTGAFVTTSVVGDFVLQAMTSTGSLLFGTGVDSIGTNGLEKARINPAGNFGINTTAPTAKLHVNGTVRFQGLTTGTGSVLVVDANGNVYKSATTAARVADSNDALQQEVNDLKQALADVQAQLAALKSGSLQVTGSSNASGSYSLSSAPNPTSGSTLIRYTYPGTVGHAYLTVTDLNGKQVKRVDLKTNGGNSVNLSLDGATAGTYVYSLELDGRVVESKKLMLAR; encoded by the coding sequence ATGACAAAGACCCAAAGCTGGAAACTGGTGTTAATCAGTTTTTGCAGCATGTTAACCATTCAATCCGCCAAAGCCCAGGGCTGGGTTGGCAATCCCGGACAGCGCCTGATTGCTGTTAATGATTCCCTCAAGTACGGTAGTTTATTTGTAGGTATTGGTACTAACACACCTACCTCACAATTACACACCACCGGTTCTGTACGATTCACCGGCCTTTCGCAGTTTAATGCTGCACCACGTTTCCTCGTACAAGATAGCAGCGGCAGCTTATTCTGGAAAGACGCCTCCACCATCGGTAGCAGCAATGCATGGTTATTGACCGGCAATGCAGGTACTAATCCGAATTCCAATTTTGTAGGAACTACGGATACTGCCAGGCTTGTATTCAGAACGAACAACGTTGAGAAAGCAACGATCCTTTCCAACGGTAACACAGGTATTGGTTTGAGTACGCCTATCAAACTCCTGCACATTCACAGTTCAAGTACAACGGCGGAAGACAACAACGTGATGATATCCGGTAAGTCTCCCTCTATCTGTTTCTCACAGAATCCTACTCAACCAGCAAGTGGTCAGATCACCACACCGTTTGCAAGATTTGGTCTTGCATCCAGGACCGGTGCATTCGTCACCACTTCTGTTGTTGGCGATTTCGTGCTACAGGCAATGACCTCTACAGGTAGTTTATTGTTCGGTACCGGTGTAGATTCTATTGGTACTAATGGCCTGGAAAAAGCGAGGATCAATCCTGCTGGTAATTTCGGTATTAATACTACGGCACCGACTGCTAAGTTGCACGTAAATGGTACTGTGCGGTTCCAGGGGCTGACCACTGGTACAGGTAGTGTACTCGTAGTAGACGCAAATGGCAATGTGTATAAAAGCGCAACTACGGCTGCACGGGTAGCGGATTCAAACGATGCACTGCAGCAGGAAGTGAATGACCTGAAACAGGCATTGGCAGATGTTCAGGCACAACTGGCGGCACTGAAAAGTGGCAGTTTGCAGGTAACTGGTAGCAGCAATGCAAGCGGATCTTATTCTCTGTCTAGTGCACCTAATCCTACTTCTGGCAGTACTCTTATCAGGTATACATATCCTGGCACCGTAGGTCATGCTTACCTGACGGTTACTGATCTGAATGGTAAACAAGTGAAGAGAGTGGATCTGAAAACGAATGGTGGTAACAGCGTAAACCTGTCACTGGATGGTGCTACAGCGGGAACGTATGTATATAGCCTGGAGCTGGATGGTCGTGTGGTAGAAAGTAAGAAGCTGATGCTGGCGAGATAA
- a CDS encoding sialidase family protein — MKIFNLFLIQLLFSCNQAPGIPKSSHFTDKLHTQKTDTTATAGIVFRSADGGHTWQDISNGLPEPVKDDYGIGRNVICADENGLYLTDGNWIYHSNTNATAPFWTRDIFPDKHSSIAPGKTGLFAYNYDGPILQKLNGSNVWSPVFTDLKEKKVRTVLETAGGTLFIGTDEGLFRSANHGKTWKPVNAWGLLGKMVESDGIMLATSNRGIIRSTDDGENWELVISEGGVGIDVERIKGGFAAINYSTAARTRRVRTSFDGGKTWQPIDAGLQTQTIIDSPMQPMLAGNPAQGSDSVWHPKETARPDEEYKTSIIQVGENFFCGHSDGVYMTSDNGKTWKLVLPAVKGKMFKLSVSGNVVYAIQMENHC; from the coding sequence ATGAAAATCTTTAATTTGTTCCTTATTCAATTACTCTTTTCCTGTAACCAGGCGCCTGGAATTCCAAAGTCCTCTCATTTCACTGACAAGCTACACACTCAAAAAACTGATACGACCGCAACAGCAGGCATCGTTTTTAGATCTGCGGATGGCGGACACACCTGGCAGGATATAAGCAATGGCTTGCCCGAACCTGTGAAGGATGACTACGGTATTGGCAGAAATGTTATTTGCGCAGATGAAAATGGGCTCTATTTAACCGATGGGAATTGGATATATCACAGTAATACAAACGCCACCGCTCCCTTTTGGACCAGGGATATTTTCCCTGACAAGCATAGCAGCATTGCCCCTGGTAAGACCGGGTTATTTGCATACAATTACGATGGCCCCATTTTACAAAAGCTAAACGGATCAAATGTTTGGTCGCCGGTATTCACAGATTTGAAGGAGAAAAAAGTACGCACCGTTTTAGAAACTGCCGGAGGCACCCTTTTCATCGGTACCGACGAGGGCCTTTTTAGATCCGCAAACCATGGGAAAACATGGAAACCTGTCAATGCCTGGGGTTTGTTAGGAAAAATGGTAGAGTCAGATGGTATAATGTTGGCTACTTCCAATAGAGGGATCATTAGATCAACCGATGATGGTGAAAACTGGGAATTAGTGATCAGTGAGGGTGGTGTGGGCATCGACGTAGAAAGGATCAAAGGAGGGTTCGCTGCTATCAATTACAGTACAGCCGCCAGGACCAGGAGAGTGCGGACATCCTTCGATGGCGGAAAAACCTGGCAGCCCATTGATGCCGGCCTTCAGACGCAAACTATTATTGACTCCCCCATGCAACCTATGCTTGCAGGCAATCCGGCACAGGGCAGTGACTCAGTGTGGCATCCGAAAGAAACGGCACGTCCGGATGAGGAGTACAAAACTTCCATTATCCAGGTGGGTGAAAACTTCTTTTGTGGTCATTCTGACGGTGTTTACATGACATCAGACAATGGAAAAACATGGAAACTGGTACTCCCTGCTGTAAAGGGTAAGATGTTCAAATTATCTGTTTCAGGAAACGTGGTTTATGCCATACAGATGGAGAATCATTGTTAA
- a CDS encoding response regulator, whose translation MKNKTTPSKVLIIDDEGDLCLLLNILLEGKDVEHVQSIAKAEEYLLQEKPSLIILDNRLPDGFGIDFLSFVKKEHPSIKVIMISGVDAAAEDVALENGADAFLRKPFSKEQLHQTVNELLNREEEVSL comes from the coding sequence ATGAAAAATAAAACCACTCCCAGTAAGGTATTAATCATTGACGATGAAGGTGATCTCTGCCTGCTTTTAAACATATTACTCGAAGGAAAAGATGTAGAACATGTACAAAGCATTGCAAAAGCTGAGGAATATCTTCTACAGGAAAAACCTTCTTTAATCATACTGGACAATCGCCTGCCAGATGGCTTTGGTATCGATTTTCTCAGTTTTGTAAAAAAGGAACATCCATCTATAAAAGTGATCATGATCTCTGGTGTGGATGCGGCCGCTGAAGATGTAGCACTGGAAAATGGCGCAGATGCTTTTCTCAGGAAACCATTTTCCAAAGAGCAGTTACACCAGACGGTTAATGAGTTATTGAACAGGGAAGAAGAGGTTAGTTTGTAG
- a CDS encoding alpha/beta fold hydrolase, translated as MSAAPSLIAQQIKPTSRGYAPANGIQVYYEVYGEGKPVILLHGAYYTIEMNWGELIPELAKTRKVIALELQGHGHTPYSDRKLSRSTLASDVEKVMDYLKIDSADVVGYSFGGQIAYQFALQSPQRLKNLVIISAVYKSEGWLPEVNAVFKKMKPELFANSPLQTAYDAVAPDKTKWNKFLEQMIASAGEPFDLGDDNIAKITAPVLIISGDNDGMDKIELAKTYKLLGGGVSADMQAMPKARLAVIPNQSHVSLMRQTKIIFSYVDDFLQ; from the coding sequence ATGTCTGCAGCACCTTCCTTAATTGCACAGCAAATCAAACCCACCAGCAGGGGCTATGCACCTGCTAATGGCATCCAGGTTTATTACGAAGTATATGGTGAAGGTAAGCCTGTCATATTACTCCATGGTGCTTACTATACCATTGAAATGAATTGGGGAGAACTAATCCCTGAGTTAGCGAAAACAAGAAAAGTAATAGCCCTGGAATTACAAGGACATGGTCACACTCCCTATTCAGATAGAAAACTATCCCGGTCAACTTTGGCCAGCGATGTGGAGAAAGTAATGGATTATCTGAAAATAGACAGCGCAGATGTAGTGGGATATAGTTTTGGTGGCCAGATCGCTTACCAATTTGCGTTACAAAGTCCACAACGGTTGAAAAACCTGGTCATCATTTCGGCTGTGTATAAAAGCGAAGGCTGGCTACCAGAAGTAAACGCTGTGTTTAAAAAAATGAAACCTGAGTTATTTGCAAATTCGCCGCTGCAAACCGCTTATGATGCGGTAGCTCCGGATAAAACAAAATGGAACAAGTTCCTGGAACAGATGATTGCCTCAGCAGGGGAGCCATTCGATCTTGGTGATGACAATATAGCCAAAATCACAGCACCTGTATTAATCATATCAGGCGACAATGATGGCATGGATAAAATCGAACTGGCAAAAACTTATAAATTATTGGGAGGAGGTGTTTCTGCTGATATGCAGGCCATGCCCAAAGCACGACTGGCTGTCATTCCCAACCAGAGCCATGTTAGCCTGATGAGGCAAACAAAAATTATATTCAGTTATGTAGATGATTTTTTACAATAA
- a CDS encoding ligand-binding sensor domain-containing protein, whose product MRCIHKYAWFLILVFCISCGGTNITNNPINKFNPETKKSKASPAPNSMVRNIKQDRNGNILLASYKGVLLYDGKSFTNLTSEINSPSFLNVLEDRKGLLWLATRDSGVYCYNGQSFQHFTTREGLASNAVAAIYEDKAGSIWFGTRGGASCFDGKSFRNFTTKEGLSNNGINAILEDKTGRIWFGTREEACYYDGGKFTIFKNKDGKAFNNVSAIIEDKKGNIWFGGTIINNRQGNKVFAEQGLWRYDGLSFTQVSQRGAASMFEDKQGNIWTSGAVNPNGVGSWKLSRYDQKTLYDKNPIATEIMSIDKMLCGIMEAGDGSIWFGSIKGVYRYDGKNITDFFAEAIRQYFYEKPEEPC is encoded by the coding sequence ATGAGATGCATACACAAATATGCCTGGTTCCTGATACTTGTTTTTTGCATTTCCTGTGGAGGAACAAACATAACAAACAACCCAATAAATAAATTCAATCCCGAAACAAAAAAGTCAAAAGCATCCCCGGCGCCCAACAGCATGGTTCGGAATATCAAGCAGGATAGAAACGGGAATATTTTGTTAGCTTCCTATAAAGGCGTGTTATTGTACGATGGAAAATCCTTTACTAACCTAACGAGTGAAATAAATTCGCCCAGCTTCCTGAATGTGCTGGAAGACCGGAAAGGATTACTTTGGTTGGCTACCAGGGATTCGGGTGTTTATTGTTACAACGGCCAGTCCTTTCAGCATTTTACAACCAGGGAGGGGCTTGCCAGCAATGCAGTTGCGGCTATTTATGAAGACAAAGCCGGTAGCATCTGGTTCGGCACCCGGGGAGGTGCAAGCTGTTTTGACGGAAAATCATTTCGAAACTTTACAACGAAAGAAGGGCTCTCCAATAATGGTATTAATGCCATCTTAGAAGATAAAACCGGGAGAATATGGTTTGGTACCAGGGAAGAGGCCTGTTATTATGATGGAGGAAAATTTACTATTTTCAAAAACAAAGACGGTAAGGCTTTCAACAACGTTAGTGCAATAATCGAGGATAAAAAAGGCAACATTTGGTTTGGCGGAACAATCATCAATAACAGACAAGGTAATAAGGTGTTCGCTGAACAGGGGCTTTGGCGCTATGACGGCCTTAGCTTTACCCAGGTATCGCAGCGAGGTGCTGCTTCGATGTTCGAAGATAAGCAGGGTAACATCTGGACAAGCGGTGCAGTAAATCCCAATGGGGTTGGGAGCTGGAAACTTTCAAGGTATGATCAAAAAACCTTGTACGATAAAAACCCTATTGCCACTGAAATAATGTCAATCGATAAAATGCTTTGCGGAATAATGGAAGCAGGCGATGGAAGTATCTGGTTTGGTTCCATAAAGGGAGTATATCGTTATGATGGAAAAAATATCACTGATTTTTTTGCTGAGGCCATTCGGCAATATTTCTACGAAAAACCTGAAGAACCTTGTTAA
- a CDS encoding winged helix family transcriptional regulator, with translation MRLSLHLLSGKGKYFPGFILFLGIALFWVAFSMEDSDFDISRREISLRRIGHELLLQSGDRTSRVLPVKKIAANEYQIGFEHDLTFQPEFLVNTTRRLLGNDPLIGDYVVTVLNRGKEDVVYGFAISGNKDNDIIACKGRVQPKADYLINVKFRPAGMAIAKNGFLLGGLPFLAFIGFILFRSVKPQRVAALPTEQPADVFTFGGVVFDAQKMQLTVNQEIIDLTDTEGRLLRIFASSPNEMIERSRLQKEIWEDEGVIVGRSLDMFISKLRKKLEMDPGSRIVVVRGKGYKLEISV, from the coding sequence ATGCGTCTCAGTCTACATCTGCTTTCCGGGAAAGGGAAATACTTCCCTGGATTCATACTGTTTTTGGGTATTGCTTTATTCTGGGTGGCTTTTAGTATGGAGGATAGTGATTTTGATATTTCCAGGAGGGAAATATCCCTGCGCAGGATTGGGCATGAACTGCTTTTACAATCCGGGGATCGTACTTCGAGGGTGCTGCCGGTAAAAAAGATTGCGGCCAATGAATACCAGATCGGTTTTGAGCATGATCTTACTTTTCAACCGGAATTCCTGGTGAATACGACAAGGCGTTTGTTAGGTAATGATCCGCTTATAGGAGATTATGTGGTGACTGTTTTGAATCGGGGCAAGGAGGATGTAGTGTATGGGTTTGCTATTTCCGGCAATAAAGACAATGATATTATAGCTTGTAAAGGACGGGTGCAACCGAAAGCAGACTATTTGATCAATGTTAAGTTCAGGCCTGCAGGCATGGCGATTGCAAAGAATGGGTTTCTTTTGGGCGGCCTGCCATTTTTGGCGTTTATTGGTTTTATTCTTTTTAGATCGGTAAAGCCACAAAGGGTGGCTGCTTTGCCAACGGAGCAGCCTGCTGATGTATTTACTTTTGGCGGAGTGGTATTTGATGCACAGAAAATGCAGCTGACTGTTAATCAGGAAATTATTGATTTGACGGATACTGAAGGGCGTTTGTTACGGATTTTTGCGTCGTCACCTAATGAGATGATAGAGAGAAGCCGCTTGCAGAAGGAGATATGGGAGGATGAAGGGGTGATTGTGGGGAGGAGTCTGGATATGTTTATTTCGAAGCTTAGGAAGAAGCTGGAAATGGATCCAGGTAGCAGGATTGTTGTTGTGCGGGGGAAGGGGTATAAGTTGGAGATTAGTGTATAA
- a CDS encoding acyltransferase family protein — MNNNTLPTKPHYQILDGLRGVAAVIVVWFHLCEPHASSHLTQHINHGYLAVDFFFLLSGYVIGYAYDDRWNQLTFGSFLRRRIERLQPLVILGMTLGAIGFYWQGSAIWPDIQTVPVWKMMLVMLIGYTILPVPLSMDIRGWQEMHPLNSVGWSLFFEYIANILYAIGIRKFSNKTLGILVALSAAALVYFAVTNSNGDVTGGWTLSVEQVKVGMTRVMYPFFAGLLLSRLGKKIHIKHAFLWCSVFVAVLLFMPRIGGADHLWMNGLYESICIIVLFPVIVMMGAGGVMHSERGAKICKFLGDLSYPLYMTHYTLVYFYVGWVSDHKGITLAESWPYALSTFLGAIVVAYASLKLFDEPVRAWVRKRFK, encoded by the coding sequence ATGAATAACAACACGCTTCCTACCAAACCTCATTACCAGATATTAGATGGATTACGTGGCGTGGCTGCAGTCATAGTAGTATGGTTTCATCTCTGCGAACCACATGCCAGCAGCCATCTTACACAGCATATCAATCACGGTTATCTTGCAGTTGACTTTTTCTTTTTACTCTCCGGTTATGTAATCGGTTACGCCTATGATGACCGGTGGAATCAACTCACCTTTGGTAGTTTTTTAAGACGTCGTATAGAAAGATTACAGCCACTTGTCATTCTCGGTATGACCCTGGGTGCAATTGGATTTTATTGGCAGGGATCAGCAATATGGCCGGATATACAAACCGTGCCAGTATGGAAAATGATGTTGGTGATGCTGATCGGTTACACCATATTGCCGGTACCTTTATCCATGGACATCCGTGGCTGGCAGGAGATGCACCCCTTAAACAGTGTGGGCTGGTCTTTGTTTTTCGAATACATCGCTAATATTTTGTACGCAATAGGAATCAGGAAATTCTCCAATAAGACATTAGGCATATTAGTCGCATTATCAGCGGCAGCGCTGGTATATTTCGCAGTCACGAATTCAAATGGCGATGTCACCGGTGGCTGGACATTATCGGTGGAGCAGGTGAAGGTCGGTATGACGCGGGTGATGTATCCGTTCTTTGCGGGTTTGTTATTATCAAGGCTGGGGAAGAAGATTCATATTAAACATGCATTCTTGTGGTGTTCAGTATTCGTAGCTGTATTGTTATTTATGCCTCGTATAGGTGGCGCGGATCATTTGTGGATGAATGGATTGTATGAGTCAATTTGTATCATCGTGTTATTCCCGGTTATCGTGATGATGGGTGCTGGTGGAGTGATGCATAGTGAGAGAGGGGCTAAGATTTGTAAGTTCCTTGGGGATTTATCTTATCCATTATACATGACGCATTATACCCTGGTTTATTTTTATGTGGGATGGGTGAGTGATCATAAAGGTATCACGCTTGCGGAATCATGGCCTTATGCGCTGAGTACGTTTTTAGGAGCGATCGTAGTGGCGTATGCGAGTTTGAAATTGTTTGATGAACCGGTGCGTGCATGGGTGCGTAAGAGGTTTAAATAG
- a CDS encoding glutaminase family protein has protein sequence MIKFNRLKGLSVLACLISTCQLQAQERIAPAYPLITHNPNFSIWSNTDELNKSTTTHWTGADHSLLGMISVDGKVYRFLGKEETRYKTILAAADETPYTMSYTETQPDANWTSQNYKTATWKSGQAPIGDDEKNVKTLWKSDNIWVRRNFTIQNPASINELLLKLNHDDNVEVYLNGSKVYETTGWTNSFTYLPLNKSLLKTGVNTIAIHLANTAGGRYLDFGLVDKQKDASGETQLAKQTKVDITATSTTYAFTAGNVDLELKFTSPLLLNDLKLLSRPVSYITYAVKANDGKQHAVKVLLGASSDIAVYQPAQQVIAQRYDKGTLSVLKVGTVDQPVLQKGADDMRIDWGYFYVAAPKNTGATQFITKGADAVAAFKKGTNVSSATKGKSLSLNTVIPFGTVGSKQVERFVELGYDEIFAIQYFNTNLRPWWNAGGNETIDGQLTSAANEYTTVMQKCTDMDKEVYATALKSGGTEYAHLCVLAYRQSIAAHTLVKSPDGEILWLSKENNSGGFINTVDVTYPSAPLYLIYNPELMKGMLTGIFYFSESGKYPHPWAAHDLGTYPKANGQTYGEPMPVEESGNMIILVAAITKAQGNTDYAKKHWKTLTTWVDYLVKDGLDPKTQLCTDDFAGHLARNANLSVKAIVGIGCYAQLAEQLGEQETAKKYRAIAESMVPKWIEMADAGDHYALTFDNKNTWSQKYNLVWDKVLDLNLFPQKVYDTETKYYLTKINKFGIPLDSRKTYTKNDWIAWTATFAPQKEQFDALIKPLYVHALETPSRVPLNDFYDSETGIRENFKGRSVVGGFYMKVLADKLHSK, from the coding sequence ATGATTAAATTCAACAGATTAAAAGGTCTCAGTGTACTAGCGTGTCTTATTTCCACCTGCCAGCTTCAGGCGCAGGAAAGAATAGCACCGGCATATCCACTTATTACTCACAATCCAAACTTTAGCATCTGGTCTAATACCGATGAGCTCAACAAGTCAACAACCACGCATTGGACGGGTGCCGATCACTCACTATTGGGCATGATCAGCGTAGATGGTAAAGTGTATCGTTTTTTGGGTAAAGAAGAAACAAGGTATAAAACCATCCTGGCTGCAGCAGATGAAACTCCTTACACAATGAGTTACACAGAAACCCAGCCGGATGCTAACTGGACTTCCCAGAACTACAAAACTGCTACCTGGAAATCAGGCCAGGCACCAATCGGGGATGATGAGAAGAATGTAAAAACCCTGTGGAAGTCAGACAACATCTGGGTAAGAAGAAATTTCACCATTCAAAATCCTGCCAGCATCAATGAGCTCTTGTTAAAGCTCAATCATGATGATAATGTAGAAGTTTACCTGAATGGTAGCAAGGTTTATGAAACCACTGGCTGGACGAACAGTTTCACCTACCTGCCATTGAATAAAAGTCTGCTGAAAACAGGCGTAAATACCATCGCCATTCACCTGGCAAATACCGCCGGCGGCCGTTACCTGGATTTTGGCCTGGTAGATAAACAAAAGGATGCTTCCGGAGAAACCCAGTTGGCGAAGCAAACAAAAGTTGACATTACTGCTACCAGCACTACCTATGCGTTTACAGCCGGTAATGTGGACCTGGAACTGAAATTCACCTCACCGCTTTTGCTGAATGATCTGAAATTATTATCCAGACCAGTCTCCTACATCACTTATGCTGTAAAAGCAAATGATGGGAAACAACATGCGGTGAAAGTACTGTTAGGTGCTTCTTCAGACATCGCAGTGTATCAACCCGCTCAGCAGGTAATTGCACAACGCTACGATAAAGGCACCCTGTCTGTCTTAAAGGTAGGAACCGTAGACCAGCCGGTACTGCAAAAAGGTGCTGATGATATGCGTATAGACTGGGGATATTTCTACGTAGCTGCTCCAAAGAATACAGGCGCTACCCAGTTCATTACAAAGGGTGCAGATGCTGTGGCTGCATTTAAAAAAGGAACCAATGTATCCTCAGCAACAAAAGGAAAATCCTTATCACTGAACACTGTCATTCCTTTTGGAACAGTCGGCAGCAAGCAGGTAGAACGCTTCGTAGAATTGGGATACGATGAAATTTTCGCAATCCAGTACTTCAATACAAATTTAAGACCCTGGTGGAATGCAGGTGGCAACGAAACCATCGATGGCCAGCTGACCAGTGCAGCTAATGAATATACCACCGTCATGCAGAAATGTACTGACATGGATAAAGAGGTATATGCGACAGCGTTAAAATCAGGCGGTACAGAATATGCGCATTTATGTGTACTGGCTTATCGTCAGAGTATTGCAGCACATACATTGGTAAAAAGCCCTGATGGCGAAATCCTGTGGTTGTCAAAGGAAAACAACAGTGGTGGCTTCATCAACACCGTAGATGTAACTTATCCTTCCGCACCGCTGTACCTGATCTACAATCCGGAACTGATGAAGGGAATGTTAACAGGTATATTCTATTTCAGCGAGTCAGGCAAATATCCACATCCATGGGCAGCACATGATCTGGGTACTTATCCAAAAGCAAATGGTCAGACCTATGGCGAACCAATGCCTGTAGAAGAATCAGGTAATATGATCATTCTCGTAGCTGCTATTACCAAAGCACAGGGTAATACAGACTATGCTAAGAAGCATTGGAAAACACTGACAACCTGGGTAGATTATCTCGTGAAAGACGGATTGGATCCTAAAACACAGTTATGTACAGATGATTTCGCAGGCCACCTGGCGCGTAATGCAAACTTGTCAGTAAAGGCGATCGTGGGTATTGGCTGTTATGCGCAACTGGCAGAGCAGTTAGGCGAACAGGAGACCGCTAAGAAGTATCGCGCAATCGCAGAAAGCATGGTGCCAAAATGGATAGAAATGGCAGATGCAGGAGATCACTATGCACTGACGTTTGATAATAAGAATACCTGGAGCCAGAAGTATAATTTAGTGTGGGATAAAGTATTAGATCTGAACCTGTTCCCTCAGAAGGTATATGATACAGAAACTAAATACTATCTCACCAAAATAAACAAATTCGGTATACCGCTGGATAGCCGTAAGACCTATACCAAGAATGACTGGATCGCATGGACAGCCACATTTGCGCCACAGAAAGAGCAGTTTGATGCTTTGATCAAACCGCTGTATGTACATGCATTAGAGACACCATCACGTGTACCACTGAACGATTTTTATGATTCAGAAACTGGTATCCGCGAAAACTTTAAGGGAAGAAGCGTAGTGGGTGGTTTCTATATGAAGGTATTAGCTGATAAATTACATAGTAAATAA